In Desmospora activa DSM 45169, one genomic interval encodes:
- the pcp gene encoding pyroglutamyl-peptidase I produces the protein MTKVLLTGFEPFDGEEVNPSWEAVRSLEREEVEGVEIRVSCLPTVFGKSMVHLREAIHQSQPDVVIAVGQAGGRTAITPERVAINLEDARIPDNEGNQPVDQPVVKGGPVAYWSTLPIKRMVQTMREEGIPAAISHTAGTYVCNHLFYGLMHEINHSNRPLRGGFIHIPFAPEQAVMGDHPSMSLETVRRGLLLAVKACRHEQDLAVGMGTTS, from the coding sequence ATGACAAAAGTACTGTTAACCGGATTTGAACCCTTTGACGGTGAAGAGGTTAACCCTTCGTGGGAAGCGGTGCGCTCGTTGGAAAGAGAAGAAGTGGAGGGGGTGGAGATTCGGGTCAGTTGCTTGCCTACGGTTTTTGGGAAATCCATGGTTCATTTGCGGGAAGCGATTCATCAGAGTCAACCCGATGTCGTGATCGCTGTCGGACAAGCGGGAGGAAGGACGGCGATTACACCGGAGCGGGTCGCAATCAATCTGGAGGATGCGCGTATCCCCGACAATGAGGGCAATCAGCCAGTGGATCAGCCGGTGGTAAAAGGAGGACCTGTCGCTTATTGGTCCACCTTGCCGATCAAGCGAATGGTGCAAACCATGCGGGAGGAAGGGATTCCGGCTGCGATTTCTCACACCGCGGGCACTTATGTATGCAATCATCTGTTTTATGGGTTGATGCATGAGATCAATCACTCCAACCGCCCGCTGCGCGGCGGTTTTATCCATATTCCGTTTGCGCCGGAACAAGCGGTAATGGGAGACCATCCCAGCATGTCTCTAGAAACCGTGCGTCGAGGATTGCTGCTAGCCGTAAAAGCGTGCCGACATGAGCAAGATCTTGCGGTTGGGATGGGAACGACTTCTTAG